TCCTGAATTAAGTCTTGGAAGGACAAGCCACGATTCATATACTTCTTGGCAATTGAAACTACTAATCGCAGGTTCGATTGCACCATCTTATCTTTCGCCCTGCGACCTACATGCAGGCGATAACGAAATGCTGGTAGCGGCAGTTGCACTGCTTCTGCCCATTCGCTGTCCTTCGGATCGCGATCCAACTGATCTAAAAGTTTTTCGCGTGCTCTTTCTAATTCCAGCAAGTCGGCAATCTTTCGTGCCAATTCAATTTCTTCATCTGCCCGAAGAAGGCGAATACGACCAATTTCTTGCAAGTAAAGCCGAATCGAATCTTCGGTGTAATGCTTTTTCTTGCTTTGGGTCCGGCGACGCGATTTAGCGGCTTTCCCAGACTTTGCGTCGTCCTCATCAGACTGAGGCTCTAAAAACTCATCGTCGCCTTCATCGTTAATAAGCAAGTCCTCTTCATCCTCGATTAAGAGTTCTTCTAACTCGAGCTCAGGCTGATTCATTATTTCTAGGTCAGGCTGATAAATGCTTTCGAGTACGTTGTTAGCCTGGTTCATGCCGCGTTCCTCATGCTCCTTGCAGAATCAATTCAGGAAAGATGTTTTTACTGCTCTTATAAATGAGCTTTTTGACAACCGAAAATACAGGGCGAGTCGGAGAAAGCCACTAATATTTGCGGAATTTTTACGCCTCCCAAGGGAGGTGTTTCTAGCTTAAGTGCGAAGCCGCCGTTTCAACCGACTTCTGATAATGAAACTAAACGCCATAAGTGTTGCTGTTGCACATCACTTTTGACTAACTGGTCTTAAAAAGACTCATCTTCCTAAAAAACTCACCACTCCATATAAAACTAATATGACTGTTGGGAGATGTTTATGTAAAGACTGTTCCGATTGTAGCCTGTTTCACAGAAATTGCACTCTTTTTGTGTAATTACAATGAAGTCTTTAAGTAAATTTGAGCCTGTTCCACCTAAAAAGTATTGAAAAAAGTAATTATACCCTTAAATTTTGCCAAATCTTTTTGGGATTTACAGTGGCATTATCATTACATTCAAACTGAGGTATACTTGCCTTTCTCTAATTTCTAAGTATGATGTAAAACATTAGCTACTTAGAAACCGTGCATTTAATGTTAACTCAGTTTAGATGTTTGAGTGCAGCCCTTTTTACATTTACTTCATATCTTACTGAGTGATAATTTGCGTAAACTAGACATCGCCTTAAAGCTAAACAGTAGAGATGCTATGAGTGCTTCATCAAGCTTGTTGTTTTTATCATTGATTAGGCTTACCCACTTGGATTAGTTTCCGAACCGAACAGTTGTGTTGCTCATATTCAAGTACTCAACTGGCTTTTTTCCAATCACCTAAACTGAGGAGTTAAGGTATTGGGCAGAATCAGCGCTTTCTCAATTCGGTCTTAATCACACCTTAGCGCAAGAAGTGAGATTTCAGTCTTATGAAACTTGACAAACTGTTCTTATTGTATACAACGATATTTTAATCAATTACAAAAGATTTGACACATAAGATTATAGATATTAGCCTACAAAGGGTCAAAACTGCATGACATTTATGGGAAATTGTTACTTGTGCTACAGCACATGAAGATATTAACAAGTTTTTCACAAGCTGCTGGAGAGCGCTTAAAAGCCAGAAATTTTAGCCAAGAGCAACGACTAGGGTCATTTATACGGCAAAACGCATTACTTCTTTGTAGATGCTTTGGTGAAGTTGCGACTACTAAACTTTAGACTACTTCCATCGCTCTTATTAGAGCCTCAGTACTAGGGCTACCTAACTTGCACTAAATTTAACTAAATTACGGAAAATCATGAATTTTTTCCGAAAAAACTTGACAAAAAATCCTTTTTATGAAAAATATCTCTTTTTGCTTGAGTGATCCATAAAAATAAATGCCCAGCCCTTCGGGTTCGCCAGTACGAATAGACGGAAACCGACTCCCCCGACTGGACTCACCGTGTGTTGAAATTATTCGTGGGTATCGAGGATCGCTTGTTTGACGGCTGGGCATTTATTTCTTGGCAATATGCCTTGCCTTATTTTTCAGCTTCAAAAGTTCAACTGGCAGGGTAAATGATATTTAAATGGTTAAACATAACAATTAAGTAAAGTGCGTTAGTAAAACTATTTAATAAGAATTTTTCTCAAACCAAATTTTTGTGTACTTCTTTTAAAACCAACGCAGGAAAAAGCCCCCAGTTATTGCTGCAAAGCGTAAACAGGGGGTTATTTAGTTGGCTTAACTATATTTGCGCTTCCGGTGCTTAAGACTTACTTAAAATTGGGTGGCAGAATTACTTTGTCAACTACATGCACAATGCCATTGCTTGCGGGAATGTCAGCCTGAACGACTTTAGCACCGTTGACTGTGACTGTATTGCTGGCACTATCAACTTTTACTGTCACAGGAGTACCCTCAACTGTTTTGACTTTTCCAGATGTTAGCTGGCTAGAGGTAACTTGCCCAGGTATAACATGGTATCCCAAAAGCTTGACTAATTTTGATTTATTTTCTGGCTTGAGGAGTTTGTCTACAGTACCTTTTGGTAATGCGGCAAAAGCAGCATCAGTAGGTGCAAATACTGTGTAGGGTCCTTTCCCAGTCAATTGTTCAGTTAAGCCTGCGGCTTGTACTGCCTTTGTTAAAGTTGTAAATGAACCCTGACTGGCTGCTGCCTGTGCCAATTCTCCTAGATTTTGGTTTGCAGTTGTGCCTGCGGGTGTTGGTGAGGCAGAAGGAACGGTAGTTGCTGGAGTTTCCGTTGTTGTGGGGGGAAGGGTTGTCTGAGTTTCTGTAGCAGGAGGAACTGTTGGATTTTCGGCAACGGGCTGGTTGTTACAGGCAGACAGAGCAACAAGACTGCCTACACTAATTGCACTGAACAATACTTTTGCTAAAATGCTGTTACTCTTTTTCATGGTCTGACCAAAAATCAAGATAAATTAATAACTATTTAAAAAGTTTAATAATTGTCAGAAGTAATCCCTCAGCCTAGCGAGGTAGTTTTTCAAAACATCTAGACAATCTGACCAAAAGGGGTAGAAAAAAATAAGCATGAAAGTTAGTGCCAAATCTCTATCACCAGAACGGTGGCAATGGCTGCTATGTGGAGCGATCGCTATTTTTATCTCACTGCTTGCACTTTGGATTGAATTCAACCTTAGAACGAACAGTACCATAACAGGGCGATCGCTCAAAATCGGTAGTGCAATTCTCATGGGTACTGTATTTCTGCCAATGGGCAAGGAACCACTTTTAAAATTGAGCTTTTGGTTGATGCATCTACATCTGTCTGTTGTTTGGAAACGCCATCTCAATTATCTTTAATCAAGGCTCCTAAGTAAATAAGTTAACATTCTCTGGCGTAAATAAAATTTTTAACACACAACGTGTTATTTAAATTGTATTTCTGGGAACTATGTATATGTAGTTTGATTATTTTTAAGTAACCAGAATGTTTTATTTATCTCGTCAAAATATGACTAGCTTTTTTCTACTTTTTTTGTGTGTCTTCGGAGTTGGATTAATCCAATTTACGCGATTGCAAAAACAGAACAGTAGCAACATTGCATCTTTAAAAATAGAAAGAGAAATGAAATCAGAAAAATTACGTCTTATGTTTATGAAAAATATGCCCAGTTTCGGCTATAAAAACTTAATTGCCGATTGGGTATATCTCGATTTTTTGCAATACTTTGGTGATGATGAAATTCGCGAAAAAACAGGTTACAGCCTCAGTCCAGAATATTTTGAAGTCATTTTGGGAAACGATCCGCGATTTTTAACAGCTTATATTGGTCTTTCTACTAGTACTTCTATGTATGCTGCTATGCCAAAAAGGTCTGTTGCCTTAATGGACAAAAGTTTAAAGTCATTATCTCCGAGGGTTCCTGAAAAATCTTATTATGTGTGGCGTTATAAAGGAATTGATGAGTTATTATTTTTAGGCAATTCTCCAGCCGCAAAACAATCTTTTGAAACTGCGGCAAACTGGGCGAATAACTATTCAGATGAAGAAAGTAAACAAGTTATAACTATTTCTCAAAAAACTGCTGATTTTCTCAGTCATAATCCTGATAGCAAACATGCTCAAATTGCTTCATGGGCAATGGTTTTAACTAATCATGTTGATGAGAAAACCCGTAAAATAGCGATTGGACAAATCGAAGCTTTGGGGGGAAAGGTAATCAGTACTCCTCAAGGAAACCAAATTAAATTTCCCCAGAAAGATTGAATATTTGTTAGTGGTTGGTTGTTGGTTGTTATACCAATTATCTGTGATGTTGCGTTTTATTCACCCTCAGGCTGGAAGCCGCTGGCTCAACGAACTAAGCTCCGAAGCTTTGATCGGAGGAAACCTCCGCTCAAACTTCTCTTTGCCTACGCGGGCTTGTTAAGAACATTTTTACAGAGAATTGGTATTAGTTGCTAATATGAACTACTAACTATTAACTACTAACCTCTAACTACTAATACTTGCTTTGTTTTGGTATAACGGCAAATTAATTGAGTCTCAAACTCTGGAGTTAGCAATTGACGATCCGGGGTTACTTTATGGAGCAACGGTTTTTACTACGCTGCGGGTTTATGATAATTCGCTGAATAGTAGTTTGACTAATTGGGTGTCACATTGCGATCGCCTGCAATTTAGTTTACAAACTTTTGGTTGGCAGCAACCAGACTGGAAGCGTCTGCGTCAAGGTGCTGAAGTTATCATGGCACACTTTCCGATTCTCAGAATTACTGTCTTTCCTGATGGACGAGAGTGGATAACTGGCAGATTATTAGTCCCGGATTTGACTTATAAGCAAAAAAATGGTATTTTTTGCGTCCTTTCAATACCGGAACTCGATCGCACTCTTGCGATTCACAAAACTGGAAATTACCTGAGTGCTTGGTTGGCAAAAAATAGCGCTCAAAAGTTGAATGCTCAAGAAGCGATTTTAGTTTCAAAAGTGGGAAATTGGTTAGAAACGAGTAGCGGCAATCTTTGGGGATGGCTTGATGGCTGTTGGTGGACGCCAAAAGAAGGAATTTTGCCAGGAATTATGCGTGAGCAATTAATAAATTACCTTCACACTCAGCAGCAAGTGGTGAGAGAGGAACCTTGGACACCAGAGTTAGTCAAAAAATTTGAAGCGATCGCTTACAGTAATTGCGTAGTCGAACTTATCCCCATCCACACCGTCATTCACCCGACAGGAAAGTTAGAATATGATCCCAGGCATCCGATTTTTCAGCAATTGCGGGAACTTTTTCTAGCATGAGGGTGCGGCAATCTGATATACCTTAAGATAAGTTAACATAATTCTTATAATGCCCTCTCCTAACAGAGACGCTACGCGAACGCACAAAAAGTATTGGAGGATTGACCGAGCGTGAATAAAAGATGGAGAAATGCGGGGCTGTACGCGCTGCTTTTTATTGTTGTCATAGCTTTAGGAACAGCATTCTTTGACAAACAACCCCAAAGCAGAGAAACATGGCGTTACAGTCAGTTTATTCAAGAAGTTGAAAATAATAACGTTGCAAAAGTCAGTTTAAGTGCAGATCGGTCTACGGCTCTTGTGAAGTCGAATCAAGGAACCCAGTTTATAGTCACCTTGGTCAACGATCCAGACCTGATCAATACTCTCACCGCAAAAAACGTTGATATTTCTGTTTTGCCGCAAACCGATGAAGGATTTTGGTTTAAGGCACTCAGCAGCTTATTTTTCCCAGTATTGCTTTTAGTTGGCTTATTCTTTCTGCTGCGTCGTGCCCAAAATGGTCCGGGTAGCCAAGCAATGAACTTTGGTAAGTCTAAAGCCAGAGTGCAAATGGAGCCACAAACCCAAGTAACTTTTGGTGATGTTGCGGGTATTGACCAAGCGAAACTGGAATTAAACGAAGTTGTAGACTTTCTCAAAAACGCCGATCGCTTTACCGCCGTTGGTGCAAAAATTCCTAAAGGTGTGCTGTTAGTTGGTCCTCCCGGTACAGGTAAAACCTTACTAGCTCGTGCTGTAGCCGGGGAAGCGGGTGTTCCCTTCTTCTCCATCTCTGGTTCCGAGTTCGTAGAAATGTTCGTGGGTGTAGGTGCATCCCGCGTGCGTGACTTGTTCGAGCAAGCTAAATCTAATGCTCCGTGTATCGTCTTCATCGATGAAATTGATGCTGTAGGTCGTCAACGGGGTGCAGGTTTAGGTGGTGGTAACGATGAGCGCGAACAAACCCTCAACCAGTTGCTGACCGAAATGGACGGCTTTGAGGGCAACACCGGCATTATCATTATTGCTGCTACCAACCGTCCCGATGTATTGGATGCAGCATTGTTGCGTCCCGGTCGTTTCGACCGTCAAGTTGTCGTGGATCGTCCGGATTATGCTGGACGCAGTGAAATTCTCAAAGTTCATGCTCGTGGCAAAACTTTGGCAAAGGATGTGGACTTGGATAAAATTGCTCGTCGTACTCCTGGTTTCACCGGTGCGGATTTGTCCAACTTGTTGAATGAAGCGGCAATTTTGGCAGCACGACGCAATTTGACGGAAATTTCGATGGACGAAATCAACGACGCGATTGACCGCGTGTTGGCTGGTCCAGAGAAGAAAGACCGAGTAATGAGCGAAAAGCGCAAAACTTTGGTAGCCTATCACGAAGCAGGTCACGCTTTAGTTGGTGCTTTGATGCCAGATTATGACCCAGTACAAAAAATTAGCATTATTCCTCGCGGTCGTGCAGGTGGTTTAACTTGGTTTACCCCCAGCGAAGACCGGATGGACACTGGTTTATATAGCCGCGCTTATCTGGAAAATCAGATGGCTGTAGCTTTGGGTGGTCGGATTGCTGAAGAAATCATCTTTGGTGAAGAGGAAGTAACTACAGGTGCTTCTAACGACTTGCAACAGGTAGCGCGTGTTGCTCGGCAGATGATAACACGATTTGGTATGAGCGATCGCTTGGGTCCAGTTGCCCTTGGTCGTCAGCAAGGTAACATGTTCCTCGGTCGGGATATCATGTCAGAACGTGATTTCTCGGAAGAAACCGCTGCTGCCGTTGATGAAGAAGTCCGCAAACTTGTGGATGTAGCTTATGCTCGTGCTAAAGATGTCTTGGTTAGCAACCGTCACATTCTCGACCTCATCGCGCAAATGCTCGTTGATAAGGAAACTGTGGATGCTGATGAGTTACAAGAAATTCTCGCGAACAACGATGTAAAAACCGCTGCCTTTGCCTAATTCCCAAGGGCGGGGAAATCCCGCCCGTACACGGAGTTAATTAACAATTTATAACTTTTGATAGGGTAATTTTGGTACTTTCCATTGCCCTATTTTTTTAGTTTCAAAAAGTAGAATAGGCTGAAGTACAAAAATATAAACTACCGATACCAGTTGAGCCTCTTGAAGTAATATAGGTGGTATCTATTAGATTTATCCTTAATATAAACAGAGAAATTTTACCAGCATCTCAAATGGAAGTTGGTGAAAAAGCTTGTAAACTGCCTTTGTAATGTCTCTAAAGGCTATTTGGACCTACGCCCATAGTCCGCAGCCTTTCTGCTAGTAATTGGGCACGTTGTTCAGCTTCGGAAGCACGTTGTTCAGCTTCAAAAGCGCGTTCATCACCAGTTAGCAAAATATTCCCATCTTTGTAACACCAACGCAACCAAATATCTTGTCTACCTTCAAATTCTCCTTCCCAGAGAGTCAAACCTAAATCAACTTGTTCTAACCAAGTTTCTGTAGTTTCAAAATAACGCCTTCCTCTAAGTTCATAAATGCGTAGCGGTTGTCCTAATTGCTGAGTGGGGTCATATACAATGTAGTAACTCACCCGCATGTGTTCATAAATTTGTAGTTTTCTCCCTAATTTATCACCTTCTTTATTTGAGACAATTTCAATTGCCACTTCTGGGGGTTTACCAAAACGCCAAACCATGTAACAACGATTTTGCTTTTCCCACCAATTTTGAGGCACTTGTACATCTAAGCTGAGGAAAATATCGGGTACAATGGGAGGCTCACCGTCTGTATGATAAATGCCGACATTAGCCTCGGCTAGAAAAGTTTGATTTTGTCGAGAACTGTAAAGAGAACCGACTGAGAGTCGTTGTTGTTTAGCAGAGCCAAAATTGTCCACAGGCGTATCGTCTTCAGTGACTAGCTGGTTAGCATCTGGCACGTAGTAATCATCATTATTGATTAAAAGTTGCTCAACCATAAGTTTATTTACAAATTTCAAGTTTTATTTCTAGGTTAGTTGATTAAAAAGTAAAAGTGCGATTAGCCTTTATGCTTTAAGCTTTGCTTATCGCACTTTCTGTATTCGGATAATATGGAATATACGCATGAGTGGCAAATTTATTAATAACAAGACAATTAAAGGTACATATAAGTTGATTCCTAGGGAAACCGATTTGAATCAAACTCAATTTGGAGAATTCACAGTAATTAAGGAAAATTAAAGCAAAAGACAACTAGTCTTGCATTACTAGATGTTACTTTCACATAAATACTGTAACAATATTTATAAAATCGTTGAAAATTACTGCTTTTCACCTATGCTTACTCAAGAAAAACAACAACGCAACTGGAAACCGATTATTAAGCAATTTGAGGCTGTACTTGGCAAAAATGGGGTAGTACAGCGTCGAGAAGAACTGATTACTTATGAGTGTGATGGTTTGACTAGTTATCGTCAACGTCCAGCGGTGGTAGTTTTGCCAAGAACTACAGAACAAGTTGCCCAAGTCGTGAAGATATGCGATCGCTATTCTATCCCCTTTATCGCCCGTGGCTCTGGCACCGGTTTATCTGGTGGTGCTTTGCCAATTGAAGATTGTGTTTTAATTGTAACTTCTTTAATGCGGCAAATACTCAGCGTAGATTTAGATAATCAGCGCGTAGTCGTTCAGCCTGGGGTAATTAACAATTGGGTCACACAAACTGTATGTGGTGCTGGATTTTACTACGCTCCCGATCCTTCGAGTCAAATTATTTGCTCAATTGGTGGCAATGTCGCAGAAAATTCTGGGGGAGTGCATTGCTTGAAATACGGTGTCACGACCAACCACGTTTTAGGATTGAAAATTGTCACGCCTGATGGTTCAATTGTCGATATCGGGGGACAAATTCCAGAAATGCCTGGTTATGATTTAACAGGTATATTTGTTGGTTCCG
Above is a genomic segment from Tolypothrix sp. NIES-4075 containing:
- a CDS encoding fasciclin domain-containing protein, which gives rise to MKKSNSILAKVLFSAISVGSLVALSACNNQPVAENPTVPPATETQTTLPPTTTETPATTVPSASPTPAGTTANQNLGELAQAAASQGSFTTLTKAVQAAGLTEQLTGKGPYTVFAPTDAAFAALPKGTVDKLLKPENKSKLVKLLGYHVIPGQVTSSQLTSGKVKTVEGTPVTVKVDSASNTVTVNGAKVVQADIPASNGIVHVVDKVILPPNFK
- a CDS encoding aminotransferase class IV, which encodes MFWYNGKLIESQTLELAIDDPGLLYGATVFTTLRVYDNSLNSSLTNWVSHCDRLQFSLQTFGWQQPDWKRLRQGAEVIMAHFPILRITVFPDGREWITGRLLVPDLTYKQKNGIFCVLSIPELDRTLAIHKTGNYLSAWLAKNSAQKLNAQEAILVSKVGNWLETSSGNLWGWLDGCWWTPKEGILPGIMREQLINYLHTQQQVVREEPWTPELVKKFEAIAYSNCVVELIPIHTVIHPTGKLEYDPRHPIFQQLRELFLA
- the ftsH3 gene encoding ATP-dependent zinc metalloprotease FtsH3: MNKRWRNAGLYALLFIVVIALGTAFFDKQPQSRETWRYSQFIQEVENNNVAKVSLSADRSTALVKSNQGTQFIVTLVNDPDLINTLTAKNVDISVLPQTDEGFWFKALSSLFFPVLLLVGLFFLLRRAQNGPGSQAMNFGKSKARVQMEPQTQVTFGDVAGIDQAKLELNEVVDFLKNADRFTAVGAKIPKGVLLVGPPGTGKTLLARAVAGEAGVPFFSISGSEFVEMFVGVGASRVRDLFEQAKSNAPCIVFIDEIDAVGRQRGAGLGGGNDEREQTLNQLLTEMDGFEGNTGIIIIAATNRPDVLDAALLRPGRFDRQVVVDRPDYAGRSEILKVHARGKTLAKDVDLDKIARRTPGFTGADLSNLLNEAAILAARRNLTEISMDEINDAIDRVLAGPEKKDRVMSEKRKTLVAYHEAGHALVGALMPDYDPVQKISIIPRGRAGGLTWFTPSEDRMDTGLYSRAYLENQMAVALGGRIAEEIIFGEEEVTTGASNDLQQVARVARQMITRFGMSDRLGPVALGRQQGNMFLGRDIMSERDFSEETAAAVDEEVRKLVDVAYARAKDVLVSNRHILDLIAQMLVDKETVDADELQEILANNDVKTAAFA
- a CDS encoding Uma2 family endonuclease is translated as MVEQLLINNDDYYVPDANQLVTEDDTPVDNFGSAKQQRLSVGSLYSSRQNQTFLAEANVGIYHTDGEPPIVPDIFLSLDVQVPQNWWEKQNRCYMVWRFGKPPEVAIEIVSNKEGDKLGRKLQIYEHMRVSYYIVYDPTQQLGQPLRIYELRGRRYFETTETWLEQVDLGLTLWEGEFEGRQDIWLRWCYKDGNILLTGDERAFEAEQRASEAEQRAQLLAERLRTMGVGPNSL